A window of Companilactobacillus allii genomic DNA:
CCTAATTTTTGTAGTTTTATTAAGTTACTTTCAAAAATAGTCATTTTCCCCCAAAAATTGTTATTATAGAACTATAGTAAAATACATCATTATTATTTAGGGACTCGGGGTGGAAAAATGGATAACGAACAAATGACCAGAATGCAGTTAAGAAAAAATAAAAGAAAACCATTTTTTAAAAAATGGTGGTTTTGGTTAATCGTGGTCATAGTGATTGCCGCTGGAGTTGGATTTGGAGTATTTAAGCATTACAATCAAAATAATTCTAATTCTTATTCTGAATCAACATCTAAGAAAGTAGAAAAATCTAAATCAACATCTACTAAAGAGAAAACCAGCTCTAAAAAAACATCTGATTCTAGTACAAATTCTAATACAAAGAAAATTACCTTAGAGCAATTCAACAATATTGCATTGGATGAAACTAACGGAACTAGTTGGGATACCATTAAACCAATATTTGGTACGCCAGTTTCTCATACAACTGCAAACGTTCAAAATACAGATGTAGATGTTCAAAACTGGGATAATGTAGCTAATGCAACAGATGGCTCAATGGTATCGATTGGTTTCACATCTAACCATGCCGTAAGTAAAAAAATAACTAATTTAAAAGTTAATAGAGCTAGTGAAATTGATATTCAAAAATTTGCTGAAATTGAAAGTGATCAATCCGAAGATCAAGTAATAAAGACTCTTGGTAAGCCAAATAGTTACGACATTTCAAATATCAACGGTTCTTCTTTAACGGAGCTAACTTACAGTAGTGGTATTAAAGGCGACTCTGGTGCAAAGATA
This region includes:
- a CDS encoding DUF3862 domain-containing protein: MDNEQMTRMQLRKNKRKPFFKKWWFWLIVVIVIAAGVGFGVFKHYNQNNSNSYSESTSKKVEKSKSTSTKEKTSSKKTSDSSTNSNTKKITLEQFNNIALDETNGTSWDTIKPIFGTPVSHTTANVQNTDVDVQNWDNVANATDGSMVSIGFTSNHAVSKKITNLKVNRASEIDIQKFAEIESDQSEDQVIKTLGKPNSYDISNINGSSLTELTYSSGIKGDSGAKIVITLTNGKVSKQVQNGVK